One stretch of Lachnospiraceae bacterium oral taxon 096 DNA includes these proteins:
- the sufB gene encoding Fe-S cluster assembly protein SufB — protein MKEKTFVDDVNRSIYDFRYEEKDSYRVSGGLTPEIIEQISKEKHDPDWMREFRLKSLKLYNEIAIPDWGPDITDLNMDEIVTYVRANTDMKGKWEEVPEDIKDTFEKLGIPQAEKTSLAGVGAQYDSEVVYHSLQEEVAAMGVVYTDMETALTGPYADMVKEHFMKLVPPTDHKFAALHGAVWSGGSFVYVPKGVKVEVPLQSYFRLNAAGAGQFEHTLIIVDEGADLHFIEGCSAPKYNVANLHAGCVELYVRKGARLRYSTIENWSKNMYNLNTKRARVEEGAKMEWVSGSFGSHVSYLYPMTILNGERSSMEFTGVTFAGKGQNLDTGAKVVHNAPKTSSFINTRSISKGGGISTFRSSVVVAKDASESKAAVSCQSLMVDNISRSDTIPAMDIRNANSDIGHEAKIGKISDDSVFYLMSRGMSEEEARAMIVSGFADNVSKELPLEYAVEMNNLIRLEMIGSIG, from the coding sequence ATGAAAGAAAAAACATTTGTCGATGATGTCAACCGCAGTATATATGACTTTCGATACGAAGAGAAAGACAGTTATCGTGTCAGTGGCGGTTTGACACCCGAAATTATTGAACAAATTTCAAAGGAAAAACATGACCCCGATTGGATGAGAGAGTTTCGTCTAAAGTCATTAAAGTTGTACAATGAGATTGCCATTCCTGACTGGGGTCCAGATATCACCGACTTAAATATGGACGAAATTGTCACCTATGTCCGTGCCAACACAGATATGAAGGGCAAGTGGGAGGAAGTGCCAGAAGACATCAAGGATACCTTTGAAAAGCTCGGCATCCCACAGGCTGAAAAGACTTCTCTTGCAGGTGTCGGTGCCCAATACGATTCTGAGGTTGTCTATCACAGTCTGCAAGAAGAAGTGGCGGCCATGGGTGTTGTCTACACCGATATGGAGACGGCACTCACTGGTCCTTATGCGGATATGGTCAAGGAACATTTTATGAAGCTTGTTCCACCGACAGATCACAAATTTGCTGCTCTTCACGGTGCGGTTTGGTCTGGAGGTTCCTTTGTCTATGTGCCAAAGGGCGTAAAAGTCGAAGTTCCCCTTCAGTCCTATTTCCGCCTCAATGCCGCAGGTGCTGGCCAATTTGAACACACCCTCATTATTGTCGACGAGGGTGCAGACCTTCACTTTATCGAAGGCTGTTCTGCTCCAAAATACAATGTTGCCAACCTTCATGCCGGCTGTGTGGAGCTCTATGTGAGAAAGGGTGCAAGACTTCGCTACTCCACCATCGAGAATTGGTCAAAGAATATGTATAACTTAAATACAAAGCGTGCTCGTGTAGAAGAAGGGGCAAAGATGGAATGGGTCTCTGGATCCTTTGGTTCCCATGTCTCCTATCTCTATCCAATGACCATTTTAAATGGTGAGCGTTCTTCTATGGAATTTACCGGTGTTACCTTTGCAGGTAAGGGACAAAACCTAGATACAGGTGCAAAGGTTGTACACAATGCACCAAAAACTAGCTCATTTATCAATACTCGCTCCATTTCAAAAGGTGGTGGTATCTCCACATTCCGAAGCTCTGTTGTTGTTGCAAAGGATGCCAGCGAAAGTAAGGCAGCTGTTTCTTGCCAATCTCTGATGGTCGACAACATCTCTCGCTCCGATACCATTCCTGCAATGGACATTCGAAATGCCAATTCTGACATCGGTCACGAGGCCAAGATTGGTAAGATTTCTGATGACTCTGTATTCTACTTGATGAGTCGAGGTATGTCAGAGGAAGAAGCTAGAGCAATGATTGTCAGTGGTTTTGCTGACAATGTATCGAAGGAACTTCCACTAGAATATGCCGTAGAGATGAATAATCTCATTCGTCTAGAAATGATTGGAAGTATTGGTTAA
- a CDS encoding YdcF family protein, with the protein MKKLLGLIIKVVVAVVVAIFAIISIVAGNIVTFGMHDYAREVDVIIVLGAGLTSHGKPSPVFAERINHGIRLYQEGYAKKLMFTGGFGEGSHMSDSQSAKNYAIAHGVAEEDILLEERSKITEENLYYAHQVMQEEGMQTALLVSDPLHMKRAVAMAKDLGMEVYSSPTKTTRYVSLRTQLPFLAKETVYYIGYCVFHFLGRGAVIPLSY; encoded by the coding sequence ATGAAAAAATTACTGGGACTAATCATAAAGGTAGTAGTAGCAGTTGTTGTGGCGATTTTTGCCATTATCAGTATTGTTGCTGGCAATATTGTAACCTTTGGTATGCATGACTATGCAAGAGAGGTAGATGTCATTATTGTTTTGGGGGCAGGGCTGACTTCGCATGGAAAGCCATCACCTGTATTTGCTGAGCGCATCAATCATGGTATTCGCTTATATCAGGAAGGATATGCCAAGAAATTAATGTTTACAGGGGGATTTGGTGAGGGGAGTCATATGTCAGATTCACAATCGGCAAAAAATTATGCGATTGCTCACGGTGTCGCTGAGGAAGACATTTTGCTTGAGGAAAGATCAAAGATTACAGAAGAAAACCTGTATTATGCCCATCAAGTGATGCAGGAAGAGGGAATGCAGACGGCACTTTTGGTGAGTGATCCGCTCCATATGAAGCGAGCAGTGGCTATGGCAAAAGATCTGGGAATGGAGGTCTACTCATCTCCAACAAAGACGACTCGCTATGTTTCCCTGCGCACACAATTGCCATTTTTGGCAAAGGAGACGGTGTATTATATAGGATATTGTGTATTTCATTTTTTGGGAAGGGGAGCGGTGATACCGCTAAGTTATTGA
- a CDS encoding SUF system NifU family Fe-S cluster assembly protein: MANNFYNEILTDHNIRPLHKKAIEGANFSLEGVNPSCGDDIVLSLRVENNVVVDGGFTGSGCAISQASADIMLDLIIGQTKEEALRLFDMFMRMIKGTATEEEIEELDEAGALKDISHMPARVKCAVLGWRTMAEIFDEKAEE; this comes from the coding sequence ATGGCGAATAATTTTTATAACGAAATTTTGACGGACCACAATATCCGTCCCTTACATAAAAAAGCCATCGAGGGAGCAAACTTCTCCCTCGAAGGCGTAAATCCTTCCTGTGGGGATGACATTGTCTTAAGCCTTCGTGTGGAAAATAATGTCGTTGTCGATGGTGGATTTACTGGAAGTGGCTGTGCCATTTCCCAGGCTTCTGCGGACATTATGCTTGACCTGATCATTGGTCAAACCAAAGAAGAGGCTCTTCGCCTCTTTGATATGTTTATGCGTATGATCAAGGGCACCGCCACAGAAGAAGAAATCGAAGAACTCGATGAAGCAGGTGCTCTCAAAGATATCTCCCACATGCCTGCTCGTGTTAAATGTGCTGTCCTTGGCTGGAGAACAATGGCGGAGATTTTTGATGAAAAAGCCGAGGAATAA
- a CDS encoding DUF1934 domain-containing protein — translation MAKLEKEKDVKIKIKSVVNGEENEWKGEGEYAKSEGIHMIAYNDYTGNRVTKNGMHIDVDKLFLHRVGGVTSDMLFDVLADSIVSYSTFLVSTNFLLHTKCYEVDEDENGLRVHIEYVLHDASGQTGGELEGVQDIEILYV, via the coding sequence ATGGCCAAGTTAGAGAAGGAAAAAGATGTAAAGATAAAAATTAAGAGTGTAGTCAATGGAGAAGAAAATGAATGGAAAGGAGAGGGCGAATACGCCAAAAGTGAGGGCATACATATGATTGCCTACAACGACTACACAGGAAATCGTGTGACAAAAAATGGCATGCACATCGATGTCGACAAATTGTTTTTGCACCGTGTAGGTGGTGTGACCTCAGATATGCTCTTTGATGTGTTGGCAGATTCCATTGTCTCCTATAGCACTTTTTTGGTGAGCACAAATTTTTTGTTGCACACAAAATGCTATGAGGTTGATGAGGATGAGAATGGCCTTCGTGTGCATATTGAATATGTACTCCATGATGCTAGTGGTCAGACGGGTGGTGAATTGGAGGGCGTGCAGGATATTGAGATTCTTTATGTATAA
- a CDS encoding rubrerythrin family protein: MAKYKCKVCGYIHEGDSAPEVCPLCKKTNCFEEVKEDGAPKNKYAGTKTEKNLQAAFAGESQATNKYTYFASVAKKNGYEQIAEIFLHTAANEREHAKLWFKALNGVSNNTADNLKAAAEGENFEWTDMYVQMEKDAREEGFDELADQFAGVAAIEKMHEERYRKLLQNIQDLEVFKKAGVTIWECRNCGHIVVGTEAPEVCPVCHHPQAFFEVRAENY, encoded by the coding sequence ATGGCAAAGTATAAATGTAAAGTTTGCGGTTACATCCATGAGGGTGACTCAGCTCCAGAAGTTTGCCCTCTTTGCAAGAAGACCAATTGTTTTGAAGAAGTAAAGGAAGATGGTGCTCCAAAAAATAAGTACGCAGGTACAAAGACAGAGAAGAACCTTCAGGCTGCATTTGCTGGCGAGTCACAGGCAACCAATAAGTATACTTACTTTGCATCTGTTGCAAAGAAGAATGGTTACGAGCAGATTGCTGAGATCTTTTTACACACTGCCGCAAACGAGAGAGAGCACGCAAAGTTGTGGTTCAAGGCACTCAATGGCGTGAGCAACAACACGGCAGATAACTTAAAAGCTGCTGCTGAAGGCGAGAACTTCGAGTGGACCGATATGTATGTTCAGATGGAAAAGGACGCAAGAGAAGAGGGATTTGATGAGCTCGCAGATCAATTCGCAGGCGTTGCAGCTATCGAGAAGATGCACGAGGAAAGATACAGAAAGCTCTTACAAAACATTCAGGATCTTGAAGTATTTAAGAAGGCCGGCGTTACTATCTGGGAGTGCCGCAATTGTGGTCACATCGTAGTTGGTACAGAGGCTCCAGAGGTTTGCCCTGTTTGCCATCATCCACAGGCATTCTTTGAGGTAAGAGCTGAGAATTACTAA
- a CDS encoding peptidase C39, with protein MKSPLHYQISEYDCGPTSMLNAIKFLFEREQISPELIRNIMLYSLDSYSTEGAGKSGTSRIAMMFLSNWINGFGAVGQLPIRSEYLTQESVFIGSTSRINDALSRGGVVIPRLYYDVEHYVLLTGSSEKGIHVFDPYFHTDAFPERDILLDQNHPFAYNTIVPQKYFNRTNKEIYSLGEMARREAIIIYNTDTFVTPDRTIEYFI; from the coding sequence ATGAAAAGCCCTCTACACTATCAAATTTCAGAATACGACTGCGGTCCAACCTCAATGCTCAATGCGATTAAATTTTTATTTGAGCGAGAACAAATCTCTCCAGAACTAATTCGAAATATTATGCTCTACTCCCTTGACAGCTACTCCACCGAGGGTGCAGGAAAAAGTGGAACTTCTCGAATCGCCATGATGTTTTTGAGCAATTGGATCAATGGCTTTGGTGCCGTCGGACAACTCCCCATTCGCTCTGAATACCTCACACAGGAATCCGTGTTTATTGGCTCAACTAGTCGAATCAACGATGCCCTTTCTCGAGGAGGTGTGGTAATTCCAAGGCTTTACTATGATGTGGAACACTATGTACTTTTAACTGGCAGCAGTGAAAAAGGCATCCATGTCTTTGATCCCTATTTTCACACAGATGCCTTTCCCGAAAGGGATATTTTGCTCGACCAAAACCATCCCTTTGCCTACAATACCATTGTCCCACAAAAGTATTTTAATCGCACCAATAAAGAAATTTACTCCCTCGGTGAAATGGCAAGAAGAGAGGCCATTATTATCTACAACACCGATACCTTTGTCACACCCGATCGCACCATCGAGTATTTTATTTAA
- a CDS encoding SufD family Fe-S cluster assembly protein, protein MMENKEIIINRLPSITWHRLKINEGRVNCPDEVESTKVDIVCPEEFSYNHSSSLSDIATGAGAEFKDWMESRNITTHAFVLSKETKANDPLRLSFVAEPTQSAVAIELLAEENTQATLIMDYTATENAQFLAVQTKIRAKKGAKIKLVQMQRIDQKITFINDFGADLSEHADLHLIQLILNGEKSFDGCKVILAGEGANFDASLGYTLKNSQKLDINYVVEHKGIASSCDIQVNGVLRDQSEKVFRGTIDLQRGASKSVGTEKEDVLMIDDGVVNKSLPVILCDEEDVEGNHGATMGRLNEDLLFYIKSRGIPQEEVYELMSRARIEEIAQKIEDVQARNTVLEYIGGDTDED, encoded by the coding sequence ATGATGGAAAATAAAGAAATAATAATTAATCGCCTGCCTTCGATTACTTGGCATAGATTAAAAATAAATGAGGGGCGAGTAAATTGCCCCGATGAGGTTGAAAGCACCAAAGTCGATATTGTGTGCCCTGAGGAATTTTCTTATAATCATTCCTCTTCTCTTTCTGATATCGCCACTGGTGCAGGTGCAGAATTTAAAGATTGGATGGAAAGTCGCAATATCACCACTCACGCCTTCGTCCTTTCTAAGGAAACAAAGGCCAATGATCCCCTTCGCCTCTCCTTTGTTGCTGAACCTACACAAAGTGCTGTAGCGATTGAATTGCTTGCAGAAGAAAATACACAGGCAACTTTGATTATGGACTACACAGCAACGGAGAATGCACAATTTCTTGCGGTTCAAACCAAAATTCGTGCAAAAAAGGGGGCCAAAATTAAACTTGTACAAATGCAAAGAATTGATCAAAAGATTACCTTTATCAATGATTTTGGTGCTGATCTTTCTGAACACGCAGATTTACACTTAATTCAGCTTATCTTAAATGGCGAAAAATCCTTTGATGGATGTAAGGTCATTCTTGCTGGCGAAGGTGCTAATTTTGATGCCAGCCTTGGTTACACCTTAAAGAATAGCCAAAAATTAGATATCAACTATGTCGTTGAGCACAAGGGCATTGCCTCTAGCTGTGACATTCAAGTCAATGGTGTATTGCGTGATCAGAGCGAAAAAGTCTTTCGTGGAACCATCGACTTACAGCGCGGTGCGTCCAAATCTGTCGGCACAGAAAAAGAAGATGTTTTGATGATTGACGATGGCGTTGTCAATAAGAGCCTTCCTGTGATTTTGTGTGATGAAGAAGATGTCGAGGGAAATCACGGTGCAACCATGGGCCGCCTCAATGAAGACTTATTATTCTACATTAAATCAAGAGGAATTCCTCAAGAAGAAGTCTATGAATTGATGTCCCGTGCAAGAATCGAAGAAATTGCACAAAAAATTGAAGATGTACAGGCAAGAAATACTGTTTTAGAATATATTGGAGGCGATACCGATGAGGACTGA
- a CDS encoding M20/M25/M40 family metallo-hydrolase, giving the protein MLNKKRLLQTFCELVSIDSPSFGERTVCDYITKVLKELGITPIEDQAGKKIGGNTGNLYAKIPGNIALSPILLSTHMDTVEPSCNKKAIVEESGLIHSDGSTVLGADDFAGVASVIEAIRSVKEGALSHRPIELIFSVAEEPFCRGIREFDSSLITSKECYVFDLTGKVGSAANQAPTIISFTAKFLGRAAHAGFAPEEGIHSIKAAAEAISSIRCGKVDDVTVNIGTISGGTTINTVPAQCTFSGEIRSYSDEHAHEQRNLIQSACQTAANHFGASCDFSSTDNIIAYKTSEQSPVVTRFQKICQKNALPYSMTSTFGGSDNNFFALHGIEGLVLATAMNHCHSTKEYTDINELFLAATVAQDIILSKE; this is encoded by the coding sequence ATGCTAAATAAAAAAAGACTATTACAAACCTTTTGCGAACTTGTTTCCATTGACAGTCCTTCCTTTGGGGAGCGTACAGTTTGCGACTACATCACTAAGGTGCTAAAAGAGCTTGGTATCACACCAATAGAAGATCAAGCTGGCAAAAAAATCGGAGGAAATACAGGAAATCTCTATGCCAAAATTCCAGGCAATATTGCACTTTCCCCTATTCTTTTGTCCACACATATGGATACTGTCGAGCCTTCGTGTAATAAAAAAGCCATTGTCGAAGAAAGTGGGCTCATTCACAGCGACGGCTCAACCGTTCTTGGTGCCGATGATTTTGCAGGCGTAGCTTCTGTCATTGAAGCCATTCGCTCTGTCAAAGAAGGCGCTCTCTCCCATCGCCCAATTGAACTCATTTTTTCTGTGGCCGAAGAACCATTTTGTAGAGGTATTCGTGAATTTGACTCTTCTTTGATTACATCAAAGGAATGTTATGTCTTTGATTTGACAGGAAAGGTTGGCTCTGCAGCTAATCAAGCTCCAACTATTATTTCTTTTACTGCAAAATTTTTGGGCAGAGCCGCTCATGCAGGATTTGCCCCTGAAGAAGGAATTCACTCCATCAAGGCTGCGGCCGAGGCCATTTCCTCTATTCGCTGTGGAAAAGTGGACGATGTCACCGTAAATATCGGCACCATTTCAGGTGGAACAACCATCAATACCGTCCCTGCACAATGTACTTTTTCTGGAGAAATTCGCTCATACAGTGATGAGCACGCCCACGAACAGCGAAATCTCATTCAATCCGCCTGCCAAACAGCAGCAAATCACTTTGGTGCTAGCTGTGACTTCTCAAGCACAGACAACATTATTGCTTATAAAACCAGTGAGCAAAGTCCTGTTGTCACCCGCTTTCAAAAGATTTGCCAAAAAAATGCCCTGCCCTATTCTATGACAAGTACATTTGGTGGAAGCGACAATAATTTCTTTGCCCTCCACGGCATCGAAGGACTTGTTCTCGCCACAGCAATGAATCATTGTCACAGCACAAAGGAATATACCGACATCAACGAACTATTTCTTGCAGCAACAGTTGCACAAGATATTATTTTATCAAAGGAGTAA
- a CDS encoding SufS family cysteine desulfurase: MRTDLTSKERELRDAFPLLKNSTLAYLDNGATSQKPQAVIDAVAKYYEHDNANPMRGLYDLSIRSTEIYEEARAKVAKFIHAPKAEEIVFTRNASESLNLIAYSYGMHFLKEGDEILVGITEHHSNFLPWQQVGKVTKAKVNFLECANDGEISIDAFRAALTPNTKLVAITQVSNVLGRENPVKEFAKIAHEQGAVIVVDGSQSVPHMPVNVSDIDADFFVFSGHKMFAPMGIGVLYGKMELLDKMPPFLYGGEMIETVSKEKATFAEVPHKFEAGTVNAGGARGLSAAIDFMESVGFETIMQREDMLTKIVMEKLQKYPYVHILGSKDPSEHHGIISFTVDGVHPHDISEILSSDDIAIRAGHHCAQPLLTHLGIMSSARASFAYYNTEAEARRFVESVITLRKRMGYGE; this comes from the coding sequence ATGAGGACTGATCTGACCAGTAAGGAAAGGGAACTTCGCGATGCATTTCCTCTCCTTAAAAATTCAACCCTAGCCTATTTAGATAATGGTGCAACATCACAAAAGCCACAGGCGGTCATTGACGCTGTGGCCAAATACTACGAACACGACAATGCCAATCCTATGCGTGGTCTCTATGATTTGAGCATTCGTTCCACAGAAATTTATGAAGAGGCAAGAGCAAAGGTTGCCAAGTTTATTCACGCACCAAAGGCAGAGGAAATTGTATTTACCCGCAATGCTTCGGAGAGTTTAAATCTCATTGCCTACAGCTACGGCATGCATTTTTTAAAGGAGGGTGATGAAATTTTAGTGGGCATCACAGAGCACCACTCCAATTTCCTTCCTTGGCAACAAGTGGGAAAGGTAACCAAAGCGAAGGTCAATTTTTTAGAGTGTGCAAATGACGGAGAAATCAGCATTGATGCCTTTCGTGCTGCACTCACACCAAATACAAAGCTTGTTGCCATCACTCAAGTTTCCAATGTTTTGGGCAGAGAAAATCCGGTCAAGGAATTTGCAAAGATTGCCCATGAGCAGGGAGCTGTCATTGTGGTTGATGGCTCACAAAGTGTTCCACATATGCCAGTCAATGTCTCTGACATTGACGCTGACTTTTTTGTCTTCTCTGGACATAAGATGTTTGCTCCAATGGGCATTGGTGTACTCTATGGAAAGATGGAACTTCTTGACAAGATGCCACCATTTCTCTATGGCGGAGAAATGATCGAGACAGTTTCTAAGGAAAAGGCAACATTTGCCGAGGTACCTCATAAATTTGAAGCAGGAACCGTCAATGCCGGAGGTGCAAGGGGACTTTCTGCCGCCATTGACTTTATGGAAAGTGTCGGATTTGAAACCATTATGCAGCGTGAAGATATGCTCACCAAAATAGTGATGGAAAAATTACAAAAATATCCTTATGTTCATATCCTCGGTTCAAAAGACCCTAGTGAGCATCACGGCATCATTAGCTTTACTGTAGACGGCGTTCATCCACATGATATCTCTGAGATTTTAAGTTCTGATGATATCGCCATTCGTGCAGGTCACCACTGTGCACAGCCACTCCTCACTCACCTTGGCATTATGTCCAGTGCACGTGCAAGTTTTGCCTACTATAACACCGAGGCAGAAGCTCGTAGATTTGTTGAATCAGTAATCACATTGAGAAAGAGGATGGGCTATGGCGAATAA
- the sufC gene encoding Fe-S cluster assembly ATPase SufC produces MMSNELLNIQNLSVRVTEKPILHNLNLSVGAGETHVLMGPNGAGKSTLGNAIMGNPHYEITDGKIFFDGKDITHDSTDKRAKAGIFLSFQNPIEVPGISLGNFTRGALEAVTGQRMRLLAYKKESERILKLLSMDPSYASRDLNVGFSGGEKKKAEIFQLLMLKPKLAILDETDSGLDVDAVRIVSEGVRIYQEEVKGTLIIITHSTRILESLNVDRTHVLAGGNIIASGDASMIADINENGFEKYLENN; encoded by the coding sequence ATGATGAGTAACGAATTATTAAACATTCAAAATTTATCGGTTCGTGTCACAGAAAAACCGATATTACATAACTTAAATTTGAGCGTGGGTGCAGGTGAGACTCATGTCTTAATGGGACCAAATGGTGCAGGTAAATCAACCCTTGGAAATGCCATTATGGGAAACCCACACTATGAAATTACTGATGGAAAGATCTTTTTTGATGGCAAGGACATCACCCATGACTCCACCGACAAGCGTGCAAAGGCAGGGATCTTTTTGTCCTTCCAAAATCCAATTGAAGTTCCAGGAATCTCTCTCGGAAACTTTACAAGAGGAGCACTTGAAGCTGTAACCGGTCAAAGAATGCGACTTTTAGCCTATAAGAAGGAATCGGAAAGAATTTTAAAGCTCCTCTCTATGGATCCTTCCTATGCAAGCCGTGACCTCAATGTTGGTTTTTCTGGTGGTGAGAAAAAAAAGGCAGAAATCTTCCAGCTTTTAATGTTAAAGCCAAAGTTGGCTATTCTCGATGAGACGGACTCTGGTCTTGATGTCGATGCCGTTCGCATTGTATCTGAGGGCGTTCGCATCTATCAAGAAGAAGTGAAGGGAACTTTAATTATTATCACCCACAGCACAAGAATTCTCGAATCACTCAATGTCGACCGCACCCATGTCCTTGCAGGCGGCAATATTATTGCTTCTGGAGATGCCTCCATGATTGCCGACATCAATGAAAATGGCTTTGAGAAATACCTTGAAAACAACTAG
- a CDS encoding DUF429 domain-containing protein, which produces MLNSTEKFQGYNLIMVYNKDRTKLLFCKRKKDPYQGLYNFVGGKIDDGEDGFQAAYRELFEETGLGRDDIELYHMMNFLYHNQQCYVEVYAGVLREDGIRLVEEKNPLIWFNEDQDFFDCKRFAGEGNIGHMVEQVRRYGMGSQRQRGICLGVDSCKDGWVVGYIEDKNFIVEKYNTIQEVVTRYHNFEELFIDMAVGLPESSRDIRPDSFARRLIQGRATAIFAVPCRQAVYMDTEEEMIEENIACLGKGLGRQITAIIPKMREIDEFIQSYPEFKSLLKESSPEVCYARLLGETVMTSKTKLEGLVERVEILKPYIDGFSIELVKTAAEKLQCHTANIIDAACLAVTANMAALGEVEVIPERPMKDKRGIPMRMMIPKMNQD; this is translated from the coding sequence ATGTTAAACAGCACAGAAAAGTTTCAGGGATATAATCTAATCATGGTCTACAATAAGGATCGAACGAAACTTCTGTTTTGTAAGCGAAAAAAAGATCCCTATCAAGGTCTCTATAATTTTGTTGGTGGCAAAATTGACGACGGGGAAGATGGATTTCAGGCGGCTTATCGAGAACTCTTTGAGGAGACGGGACTGGGCAGAGACGATATTGAGCTCTATCATATGATGAATTTTTTATATCACAATCAGCAATGCTATGTGGAAGTCTATGCAGGCGTCTTAAGGGAGGATGGCATTCGGTTAGTGGAAGAAAAAAATCCCTTGATTTGGTTTAATGAGGATCAAGATTTTTTTGACTGCAAGCGATTTGCAGGAGAAGGAAATATTGGGCATATGGTGGAGCAAGTGAGACGATATGGCATGGGTTCACAGAGACAAAGGGGCATATGCTTGGGGGTTGACAGCTGTAAGGATGGATGGGTTGTAGGCTATATAGAAGATAAAAACTTTATTGTAGAAAAATATAACACCATTCAAGAGGTGGTGACAAGGTATCACAATTTTGAAGAATTATTTATTGATATGGCTGTGGGACTTCCAGAAAGCAGTAGAGATATTCGACCAGATAGTTTTGCGAGAAGGTTGATTCAAGGAAGGGCAACGGCTATTTTTGCTGTGCCCTGTCGTCAGGCCGTGTATATGGATACAGAAGAGGAGATGATTGAGGAAAATATTGCCTGTCTTGGAAAGGGGTTGGGAAGACAGATTACAGCCATTATCCCTAAAATGCGAGAGATTGATGAATTTATTCAATCTTATCCAGAGTTTAAGTCGCTATTAAAAGAAAGCAGTCCAGAAGTTTGCTATGCTAGGCTACTTGGTGAGACGGTGATGACAAGCAAAACAAAGCTTGAGGGGCTGGTGGAGCGAGTGGAAATTTTAAAGCCATATATTGATGGATTCAGCATTGAATTAGTGAAAACGGCCGCAGAAAAATTACAATGTCACACGGCAAATATTATTGATGCGGCCTGCTTAGCGGTTACTGCCAATATGGCCGCATTGGGAGAAGTCGAAGTGATTCCAGAAAGACCGATGAAGGACAAAAGAGGAATTCCTATGCGAATGATGATTCCCAAGATGAACCAAGATTAA
- a CDS encoding helix-turn-helix transcriptional regulator, with protein sequence MINTSTLQGDSKSIHYNTKDIPLYIRHEKLSYRLNSQTMPHWHEDIELLQIIHGNMCCMIDNERVFLHEGDCLIITALQMHYCFNDTKDDCTYNRILFHPELLTRNKKIVDEVIDPVLSSDQIKYFYLMAGDTHTKQINSLIERMVDIHEEDKVSQELEIIGYLHIIFARLFNADDRIRMVAKTRLDPDLHAQRAMISFIHEHYAEKITLEEIALSGNVCRSKCCSLFKQFIQKTPIHFLNLYRLEVSRNLLRNTTDTVSAISQSCGFANQSYFNKMFLEEYGSTPVEFRQRERNRSKVS encoded by the coding sequence ATGATAAACACTAGCACATTACAGGGAGATTCCAAGAGTATTCACTATAATACAAAGGATATTCCACTCTATATTCGTCATGAGAAGTTGTCGTATCGATTAAATTCCCAGACAATGCCACATTGGCATGAGGATATTGAACTTTTACAAATTATTCATGGAAATATGTGTTGTATGATTGACAATGAGAGAGTATTCTTACATGAGGGGGATTGTCTGATTATTACAGCTTTGCAAATGCATTATTGTTTTAATGATACAAAGGACGACTGTACCTACAATCGAATCTTGTTTCATCCAGAGTTATTGACAAGAAATAAGAAGATTGTCGATGAGGTCATTGATCCTGTTCTCTCAAGTGATCAAATCAAGTACTTTTATTTGATGGCGGGAGATACACACACAAAGCAAATCAATTCCTTAATTGAGCGAATGGTAGATATTCATGAGGAGGATAAGGTTTCTCAAGAGTTAGAGATTATTGGATATTTACATATTATATTTGCTCGGTTATTTAATGCAGATGATAGGATTCGCATGGTGGCTAAGACTAGGCTAGATCCAGACCTTCACGCACAGAGAGCGATGATTAGTTTTATTCATGAGCACTATGCGGAGAAGATTACACTTGAAGAAATTGCACTTTCTGGAAATGTCTGTCGGAGTAAATGCTGTTCTTTATTTAAGCAATTTATTCAAAAGACACCAATTCATTTTTTGAATTTATATCGATTGGAGGTGAGCAGAAATCTTTTGCGCAATACGACGGATACGGTATCGGCGATATCGCAATCCTGTGGTTTTGCCAATCAAAGTTATTTTAATAAGATGTTTTTAGAGGAATATGGGAGTACACCAGTGGAGTTTAGACAAAGAGAAAGGAATAGGAGTAAGGTATCCTAG